In the Vicia villosa cultivar HV-30 ecotype Madison, WI unplaced genomic scaffold, Vvil1.0 ctg.000011F_1_1, whole genome shotgun sequence genome, TCTTGGTTGGGATGTGGTGCAGTTGGCAAACAATTACACACACCCCAAATCCATTTCAATAAAATGTGATGCAAGTTTTATCCTTTGATATTATTTTGCCAAAGGCATGTTTACCAAATGTCCCCAATAAGATCCTTTAGTTTACATTTCTGTTGTATCTTGTGCACTTTTGAATGATGAATTTACAATATTTCCTAAGAACTCTTTCGGCTCCTCATTTTCTTGAAAAGTTTCTCatataaatattttcttcaacAATCTTGACATAATTTTAGAGCTTATTGTATAGCAGTTAGTTTAATACTTGTAAGGAAACTGATGCTAATCTTAAACCTCCTACAGGGAATAGTAAGTGTTGCTGATATCATAGGGTTCGGTGGTTCAGAGACAATATCCTCAAGACAGGATGGTATGTACATGAAATTTCAGTCTGTAGTCTCTGGACATGTGTTAGTTTTCCTGTGAACCGGTATTTTCTTTCTAGAGCATTACTatgtaaaaaaaacatatttaacggATTAATATAGCAGAGAATCTTAGTATGCTTTGATATTCAGAGCAAAACCTTTTTTGGCATGAAAGGAAAAGGAAAATTCCTAAGGTTAATGCTGTATCAGTTAAAATTATTTAACCAACCTACAAAGCAACTTTGTGTCAGAAAAATAACCACATTATTCTTGTTGAGTATAATATCATTTAACAATTACATATTGATATATTATACATGTAATTTGTTTCCAATCAATACGAAGGAAGCGCTATATCTAATTGATCTATCTGATTTTGTAGGCTATCTAAAATCCTGGGCCAGTTCCATTGATCTTGTCAGTGTTCTTAAGAATGAGATTCGCGATGGGCAACTGTCCTTCAGAGGAAAAAGAGTACTTGAGGTAACTTGTCTAAGAGATTATTGCGTGCTATTATATCTTGATTTGCTTGTCTTTAATTCTCCTTGTGCTTCACTCTCTTGCTCTCATTTTTCAATTGCTCTCAACATTAGCTACATCATCATGAGATTGCTTTCTTTTTTTCTCCCTTGATccatatttttcaatcatttgatgGTATTTAATAATTTACTAAATTACTATTCATAATTTAGTAATATCTTTACTTCACGTTTCTTGCAGCTCAATTGTAGCTATGGACTTCCTGGAATCTTTGCTTGCTTGAAGGTATATAGTTGCACTTGAGGTCTCAGTGCCCACTATTTTTTTTTCTGAGTCATTTGTCACTAGTTTGTTGTGTGTATTTGGTAGCTGGAATTTATCTAGTTTGTGTAGGTCTTGATTTATTGTAGTTTCAATACTTGAACTACAATCTGCATTCTTGCACCTTCTTGTTAAACCTTCCATGTGTTGACGAAAGTTTATCAGAAATAGAACAATGTTCTGGTGCAACCAACCTTAAGATTTAGGATTCTTTTTCGGTAATATTGCAAACTTACAAACAAATTCCAAGGCAAGAAGAGAAAATTTTAGTGTCTTTTGGTTGGGAAAACaacaaatagttaaaaaaaattccCCAAGTTCAAAGAAACATTTACTCATTGAAATAATATATGCTTATTCATCTAAATGGTTGTTAATTTCACAGGGAGCTTCCATGGTGCATTTTCAAGATCAGAATGCAGAGACTGTAAGATGCACAACTATGCCAAATGTCCTTGGTAATCTGAAGCAGGCTCGTGATAGGCAGAGTCGGCAGCCAGAAACTCCTCTTACTCCTTCGAGACAGACTCTGGCACCATCAGTTAACTTTTATGCTGGGGACTGGGATGAACTACCAGCTGTATTGTCTACTGTGAAAAATGATGGATATGAAGTGACACCTGGAATGAGTTTGAGCTTCTCCGAGGAAGATTTTTTGGATGGATGTAGTAGCCaagaaggcagcatcattggacATGAATCTAGTTCAAGAAGGTCTAGGAAACTCTCGGGTAGTCGAGCATGGGAAAGAGCTAATGAGGCAGGGCAAGGGGATGGTGGCTATGATATTATTTTAATGACGGAGATTCCGTACTCCGTTACCTCTTTGAAGAAGCTGTATGCTCTCATTAAGAAGGTTTGTTTCCCCTTTCTGATTTTAATGCTATGCTAATCTTCATATCTGCGACATATAATTCTAGTAACAGTAGAACATCCTAATTCCTCGTTTCTGGTTTCCGTTTTCGTAACAGTGTATAAGGCCACAATACGGAGTCGTATATCTAGCTCCAACAAAGAAACACTATGTTGGCTTTAGTAATGGAGTGAAACAGCTGAGAAATCTGGTAGATGAGGAGGGAATTTTTGGAGTTCATCTAGTTAAGGATTTGGCTGACAGAGATATCTGGAAGTTTTTTCACAAGTGAACAAGAATGCAAAGATCAGATATATTAAACTTCAGTGGAAAAACAAATCTAGATAACATTCATACTTTTATACTCTGAATCACAaacattcttttgtttttttaatttttaatttctccATTTTCTTATAGCTTAGTAATAAAGAAGGTTTGAAGTTTTAGAATTAGCATAATCTGTGCAAAACTGTCTCATTAGACTCTTTTGACTCAAGGATTGGAATTGTAGTAAAAACTTTATATTCAATTAAATAcgatattcttttttattttacgtTTAGATTATATTAcgtgtattattttattttatttgcatCATTTTCGGCAAATAC is a window encoding:
- the LOC131621858 gene encoding uncharacterized protein LOC131621858, giving the protein MRAPAILTQCLPGLVPHDRGSLSIASSIFEKDIHLASPAVEILPSKAFHSDKEGGENIDHFKGIVSVADIIGFGGSETISSRQDGYLKSWASSIDLVSVLKNEIRDGQLSFRGKRVLELNCSYGLPGIFACLKGASMVHFQDQNAETVRCTTMPNVLGNLKQARDRQSRQPETPLTPSRQTLAPSVNFYAGDWDELPAVLSTVKNDGYEVTPGMSLSFSEEDFLDGCSSQEGSIIGHESSSRRSRKLSGSRAWERANEAGQGDGGYDIILMTEIPYSVTSLKKLYALIKKCIRPQYGVVYLAPTKKHYVGFSNGVKQLRNLVDEEGIFGVHLVKDLADRDIWKFFHK